Below is a window of Lepidochelys kempii isolate rLepKem1 chromosome 14, rLepKem1.hap2, whole genome shotgun sequence DNA.
TGGGGCTAGTTCTCAGAGATTTTGAGCACCGGTatttcccagtgacttcagttggACTTATCGATGCTTATAACATGGGAAAGTTAGGCTCAAAAGTGCCTCTGGCCTTATTTATAAATTGTACTGTTTGAACTTGAACTTGATTTAAAAGACGGTTTGGTGGAACTGGGACAAAAATGCCGTGTGGACTGCAGCTGGTCAGAAATGatttgttgaaatattttttttttcccaatggaaGATGGCTTTTTGACTGAAGGAAAATTCCCATTTTCATCTAAAGTATGCTGTACCCAgagaaatttcaatgaaaattttcaagaaaaatgggaaaacaaTCTTTGTCACCAATTTTTTatagcagaaaaaaaatattcccaaCAGCCTACAGTCTGGAGACTCTTTGTTCGATTTAAACCAAGCTTATATTGCTTTAGTTATAGTTGATACCTTGCAGATCAGAGTTAAATTGacataaaattgttttaaatcaaataaaattGTCCACACTGTGATTTGCATCGCTTTATCTAGATGATTATAAAATCACACTTTTAGTTCAACCACGGCAGCTCTAAATATAGAAAAGACCTGAAGCTAAATACCCAAATGCTGAGATTTGCAATATTgcatgttatttaaaaaaacccaccaaaaaaacccctttagcctcaggcctggtctacactgaaaagttaggttgacatagctatggaactcaggagtgtgaaaagtccccatccctgagcaacataattatGCCAACCTCACCCATTGCACAGACACAGCTAGCTTGATGGAAGAATACTTCTGTCAACTTCGCTACTATTGATCAGAGAGGTGGTTTCCTATACCATTGGAAAAACTATTTCTGTAAGGGTAGACTGCATCAACACTACAAGACaatgttggcatagctatgtctgcctgtagtgtagacatacccgaaaaAAATACAACTTCCTGGGAAGTGACAGAATTTGCATGTTAACCAAGATATTTGGCATTTCTTCCACCAAAGGGAGAAGCTGACTAGTGTATCAGACTCCGTCAGTGTTACCCCTACACACAATGTGTGCATATTCCACACATTTTTTGTTCTAATCTCTTCTTGTGCGTTTAGGCCAAATCAAATGAAGAGGAAGTAGAGAGGAATAATGCAACATTTCCAACAGAATTTATCCTGCTGGGGCTCTTTAACCAAACGGAGATGCACACCTTCCTCGTGGCCATGATTTTAATTGCCTTCATCACTGCCTTATCAGGGAATGGTCTCTTCATATTTCTAATCCAAACAGATTCCAGCCTTCACAGTCCCATGTATTTTTTCCTCAGTCAGTTGGCCTTCATGGATATCTGTCAGATCCTGATCGTTGTCCCCAAAATGGCAATGGACTCCCTGATCCCAGGGAACACCATTTCGATAGTTGGATGTGGGGCCCAGATATTTCTCACGATGACCACAGGAGGAGCAGTGTGCCTCCTTCTGGCGGTCATGTCTTATGACAGGTATGTGGCAATATGCAATCCCTTGCAATACCATATCCGCATGAAGAAGAGAACCTGCCTAAGCATGGCAGCTGGTGTCTGGTTTGGAGCATCTTTAGATGCCTTGATTCACACAGTTTTTATTCTGCAACTGCCTTACTGCGGCTCAAAAGAGATCAACCACTTCTTCTGTGAGATCCCAGCCCTGCTGAAATTGTCATGCCCTGACACCTCCACTTATGAGACAGTCCTCTTTGTGTCCGGCATTGTACTGCTCCTCATCCCTTCCTCAATCATACTGTCTTCTTATATGTGCATCCTCTCTTCGGTCCTGAGGATGAGCTCAGTCAAAGGAAAGCAGAAGGCACTAGCCACTTGCTCCTCACATTTGACCGTGGTGGGGCTATTCTACGGAGCAGCCATCTTCATGTACATGAGACCCACTTCCTACCACTCACCTCAGCAAGACAAGATGGTGTCTGTGTTTTACACCGTTGTCACCCCAGTGCTGaatcccctcatctacagcctaaGAAACAAGGATGTTTTAGTATCCCTAAGAAAATTGGTTGGGAAATGCAGAGTCTGTCGGAAACTTTGATATGAAATGTCATTGACTGTTGTGTCCTAGGTTTGATCACTTCCTACTTGACCACAGACAGGGTTTCCTAAAAGATTTAGTTGTAGggtatatttttcaaaattccttAGCGCTCAAGTTCCACTGTAAATCAATGTGTCTTAGGCTTTTAAGTTTCTTAAGCACTTTTGACATTTTCGCACGTGTCTAGATTCACAAGGGGCACCTAATTGTACATTAGCTGCCTGAGTCCGACATTTAGGCACAATTGAATTCACAAAACCGTGGCTCAGCTGCTGCCAAACCCTGGAGGCACCTGAATTCCCTAAGCCCCAGATTTGTAACGGTGTTTGGTtattgctgcactcagcattgcaacccTTACCTGATGGAGGAGctgaaatcccattttcaaaagggagagTGCTTGGAAAATGAGATTGAGGCTGCAACTtttgaatgctttttaaaatctgggcaaaattgatttaggagcctaaattctaTCGACTGTTATAGGATTTTTGCTCTTAGGACCCAAAATCCTATTGACTGCTAAAATATGCCCTTAGGAGCCAAATCCCATGGACAGTtgatgggatttaggtgccataaatcagttaggcattgtgaCACTGAGCACAACAATggttaaatacctttaaaaatccagaCCTACGTACTTGAGTTTCTACTGATTTAGTCCTCTATATACCTAAGTTTCTGTACATGGGCCCTATATCCTACGGGCAGAGAGGGGCTCAGCACCTAGCTCACACCGAAGCCCCCATGGGATTCACAAACTTGGCATTCCCCCAGCGATCCTTCCTGCGGGGCCCAGCCGTGTAGGAGTTCTTTGAGCACACCTAACCAGCAAGGAGGAGGTTGTTCCCCAACTTATACCCAACAgtttagggcactcatctgggatgtgggagacctggattctagcACCTGCTCCATATGAAACAGAATAGGGATTTGTGCACGGGTCTCCTACATCcctggtgagtgctctaaccactgggctattgagATAATCGTCCCTCTGTTCCTCCTTGGTTTATTGTGAGAAAGGCTCAATCTGACCTAAgcgcctaactccaggagagggttcatggctgtgaatccccAACAAGAGATGGTGTGACCCTCCGGCACAGAGTAAGGCATCTAAGTCCTCTTGAGAGGCAGGGCTTTGAGACATTTCTTAATGGCTCACTTAGGCAGCTCCCTTCTCAGAGTGCTATCCTCTGTGGGTCACTTTTTAGGCACCTTAGTCATGTAGCTCAGAGTTGTGAATTCCGTTAGGTGGCAGGGCAGCTAGAAGTGAGGGGGTGTAATACTCATCATTGCAACATTTAAGCCCCCGTTGTGAATCTAGTCCATAATGTGTTCTACTTTGATAGTGCATTCACACCAGATTTTATGTGCATTGCTCAAAATAGAGCTGAAAAGGAACTATAAATGTGCATAGGCCTCATACCGGCCCGGCCCTCTGCAGAAGGCTGAATTTCTCCCACAGGAAGTAGGCCCAGTGCTAAGAAGGGGACATTGTTAATATTCACTCTTCAGAGTGTGAGaccactttgggcctgattctcccctcacaTTGGTTTTAAATTGGTTTAGCTCCACTGAGTACAGAGGTGTTATCCTTGTTTTTTATTGGTGCAAAGTATGTTCTTTGCGTTCTCTCTTTAGCAGCCCTAGTTATGTAAAGTAGGAAGTAACTATAAATCCAGACTGCAGGtatcacagaatcacagggttggaagggacctcaggagatcatctagtccaacccctgtaAATGTtgtgtaaaataaatgaatatgatttatataGAGAATtgtggaaatgtagggctggaagggacctggataAGTCATCATCTAGTGCATCCTTCTGCCCTCAGGCAGGAACAAATTAACCTAGACAATCTCTGACAGGCATTTAACATAACTTAAAAACTTGGCAATGGAAGATCAAGATAAATGGGAAGTTTCCTTAATTTAAATTCAGATGACGACTGCACACGAGGAAGTAAAAAGGACATGGGGTTCAATAATTTATTCTGTTATGAATGGAAGAAATGGGGATTCAAGATTTCTGAATGGTAGAAAGCTTTTACTAACCCAAAATTAACTGGAAAAATGAAAAGATTATTCAATGAACAAATAGGTTAAGCTAGAGATTGAAAATGAACTGGTAAATAATATAATCCTCTCATCCATCATATTTACAGTTTGTCAGTCACTGTAAATATTTAGGCATCAGTACTCAGTGAAAATGATGCAATGATTTTTCAAAGCCACAGCCTCTACCTTCAACTTCCCAGCcacaaaaataaagtaaaatacatGAGCCGGTTGGGAAGATTCATTCCACATGTAGCCTTAATCCATCTGTATTTGGGTGGTAATTTATGATATTTAATTTCTAGCCAATGTCAATGCACTGGGCCACATATTATCATCACAATATACCAAACTGAAACCATGGATGTTTTGGGTCATATTTTCCTTCATCATGCTTGTTGGTGCATCATGGGTCATATTCATTGCTGGCATAGCATgttcactgatgtcaatgtgGTTATCTCAGGTTTGAATTTGCTCATAAGGGTGTATTGAATTTGCCCCACATGTGTTTGGTGGAGGCCTGACTATCTTCCCCCAATTTGTGGATTGCTAGATGAGAGAGGCACATCTACCTAGACTCAAGCACCTATGTTCATGAGAGGATCAGGGCTTAGcacacccctctccttggcatctcccattggcttgcTAAGGCAGCTCTCTAGCTAGAGTGTTGCCTTTAATGGATTccattctaaggcacctatcaCTCCCCATTCACTGTACAGAGATCCTCGGTACCtagctcaggctttgtggatcccagtgttgttcctgtgattttctaggtgcacTTGTGGATCTGGGCAGAAGTATAAACACATTACAGTTGTTTAGCtatcagatactatggtaatgcgacagcctaattttggcaattaattgatctttgactattagtagtagatatgcccaatggcctgtgatgggatgttagatggggtgggatctgagttactacggagaattctttcctgggtgtctggctggtgagtcttgcccacatgttcagggtttagctgatcgccatatttggggtcaggaaggaattttcccccaggacagattggcagaggccctggtggattttcaccttcctctgcagtgtggggcacgggtcacttgctggaggattctctgcaccttgaaaccacgatttgaggacttcagtagctcagacataagttagcggcttgttacaggagtgggtgggtaagattccgtggcctgtgttgtgcaggagatcagactagacaatcataatggtcccttctgaccttaaagtctatgattctatataagtACTACAGACAGGTGGATATGCCCCTGTCTAGATGGACATCACAATTATGGCTCTTAacccacttaaatcccacttctAGCTCAAAACAGCCTTGTGCTGACTCTCTGCTTTCACTCTTAAGGGGCTCCATTGACCatcaaaaaaaaatttggaagCTTTTTGATTTCTTCTCTTCTGTGTCTCAAGAGCTGTAACTTCACCCACCAAAACTTAACAGAGCAACCAGTTACTACAGGTCTCAAAAGCAATGACCAGTGATGCCCAGTGTAACTTTCTTCCAGTTAGTAACAGTTAATGGTGAACGATGAAACATGGAACAAACTGAAGCTGATGGGATTGTGCTTTCATCAGCACTGAATTTAGTGGAAGACATTTTTGCCCCTAAACTGCTTTTCTTTATGGAGTAACTTTGGTCAAGGctagtcccatttatttcaataggatTAGTCATGTGAGAAAAGATAAACAAGTGTGAACTTCACCTCTCTGCAGAGAGTCAAAGAAAAGGCTGTTCATCATGGCAAGAGCGCTCCTGCAAAACAGGGCTTAATGGGTACATAACAGTCGGCCCGGTGCGGAGGGAGGGTGAATTTCTGCTCTGCAGAGAATGGGTTCTACAAATGGGGAGGACTGGAGACTAGGATACAAAACGCTCAGTAGCATCACCCCTTTGCAAAACCCTGTTGGGATATTTTCTAAGACTGTaagggggaagggacagagaggtTAGTGGGTAATAGGTAATGTGGGAGCTGGTGTTAGCCCACAGGAGCTTGACTCCCATGCTTTCAAAGTGTGGGGTATGTGGATAAAGCTGAAAAGTATTCTGAAGTCAGGAGCCATCTACATGGATGACCCTGGCCTCTACAGAGAACTAATGTCCAAGCAAGAAACAGCTAAATGGATGCTCCTGGACTCCACCCATCTCTCAAGATCCAGGTGAATCTCCAGAGATCTGTGAATTGAGTGCGTGGGTGAGTGTGTGGTTGGGTGAGAGCATAATCCTCTACTGACTCTGGAAGGGAGGGCCAACTCCACTCCCCTCTTTTGGGGTCTCTGAACCTCGCCTGATCTCATGACAGAAGAATGGAAAGACCCACAAGGAGAAACTTGCAGAGTTTCAAAGCATGTGCgcggagggtgtggggggggcattGCTTAGGGCTACATTTCCTCCTATAACTGCACCTTAATTAAAGACTTAGGAGAGTATTCCCCAAAGTCTGGTAATATTTAGATACATATGTCCCCTTAGAGTATTAATTTCAAGCTGATGTAATGGTCCCAACCTTGACTCAAACTATTGAAATATTATATTTTCTTCTACCAGTTATTGTTCCTTTTTCTTTAGTAAGCAATTGACTGGGGTAGCTTTAGACCTAGGTTAGAGAGTCAGATTTAAAGTGTCTCATCCAGTATTTTTGGTAACTAATTACAGACTATAGTTCTTGTAGATTGGGGGTTTCCAAGTGGCATCTTttatcctgttttttaaaaaatcattaaattCTTTTTCAGCCTTCAGGCATGAATATTTATGCCTTAACACTTTTAAACTAAATGAATCCCTGAGAATAATACTACTGCCCTATACTAAATGAATGCAACCTTAATTAGACTGAGCACTCTATGTGCCTATTATTATGCATTATTTTGACTTTTTCCGCAGTAaatgtaaaagcggcaaagaagACTTACATGGGTTGCTTATTTATGTACTTGTTGAAATCATTTTCAGCTCATAAATGTGTGTTGGTTATGAATGACCatataccacagtgatggggAGACAGATAGATTATAAGAATATAACAGAACAGAATGATAAGACACACAGCTTGATTTcaaacaaacagcagcattttTCCAAAAAAGGTGAACAATTCTCTCTTTTCTAGATTGCTGACAGAACAAGATGGGATAGATGGAGGTAGGCAGTCACTGGCTTCTTGTGTTTCTAGGTTACGTGTTCAGTTTTTCAAGACTTTGGttgcctttttttatttttaggaggATAATTACTCTGCATAAAATGTCTTACAACAATAGAGCAGAGAAGCAGCTGCATAGATTTTTCGgccaaaatatattttcagtcCCTATTTTAAATAATAAGAACACTCATTAGTCAGAACAGATCACACAGATCACCTGACAGActcaaattttctttttaaacattcatttataaaaataataaaagcagaTCCCCAAATTAGAACAACTACATAGATTATAATTTTCATTTGTCAAAATAGCAATTCTTTTACATATAAGGCATTTTTAGTGATGGATACAGATACATAGATTACATTTTATAATATCAGATCATACATTTTAGCTTCTAATACACTTGAAATCACACTTTGATGGAGGGAACACAGTGGATTTTACGCACTTCACAATTTTGCATCTCGTAACCAGCTTGTACTGTTAGTATCAGCCTGTGTTGAAGGAGAGGTCGTGTAAAAGCCCGGATCCTGCAAAAGTGTGTACAGCTGCTGCATTTTACATGCTGtgaggagtcccactgacttcagtgagtctaatcacatgtgtaaagtttctcttcttgttttcAACCATCTAAGGCCAACATTTGCAAATATTGCCTCAAGTTCTGGATGCCTCCAGTTTTGCATGCCCAGCATAATGTATCTGTTAGAGGCCTGATTTCAGAATGAGCTGAGCGCTTGCCTTTTGAAACACAAGTTTCTTTAGAAGAGTCTCAAATCTGGCactggtaaactgaggcacttaAAGTCACAAGTCCCTTTTGAAAGCCTTGGCCAACTGGCCATTGACACTGTGCAAATCCTTTTTGCATGAAGGGTGCATGACCTGCCCGTTCAGGGAGGctaacccccagccctgccccttctgcaagaggccctgcccctcccccgcctcttacacacacacacacacccgctggagcccagaggccgccccccgccccccccccccccccccgtggtcaccgccctcccctctctccagccTCAGGCCCCCGAGTGCCTCCAATCCCAGAACACCAAGTGGGAGGtgcagccccagtgcccccaaactcagtgaccccagccccggagcacgaGGCGGCCTGAGCACCAACTCCAGCCCCATCCCCCTCACCTCAAgtcccagctgcaggagcaatggtctcaagttgcagtgggggaggtctaggttggatatcaggaaacactattttactagcagggtggtaaagcactggaataggttacctagggaggtggtggaatctccatccttagaggttattaaggcccggtttgacaaagccctggctgggatgatttagttggtgctggtcctgctttgagcagggggttggacaagatgacctcctgaggtctcttccaaccctaatattctatgagtctatgatgtACCCTAGGTGTTAAAGCTCTGAGGTTCCTTTGTATTGCAGAGCAGATGCAGAAAAGCAGGGCTACTTCCCAAGCTGAACTTTGAGGGCCATGGGATCTTGTAGGAGAGTGGAGAGCTTAGAGTAATTGGGCAGGGGGGTAAAGCTCATCAACGAGGGCAGGAAGAGGAAATAGTTTTGAGAAGTTTTCAGATGTGAAAAAAACCCAAGAGAAAGAGCGAGACTGAGGCTAAAGACAGCCAATTCTTGGAACAAGGTAGCAGTGACTGACCTGAGGTTTCTGCTTACTTAGCTTCCGTGTGAAGTTTGTTACCAGTGCTGTGAAAATTTTTTTAGTACTTCTTTTAAACAAAGTGCACCAAGAAAATGCCTGACTTTGCATGACTGACTTCTCCAAATGGGAAAATGATCCGCAAGGCTAAATATTGTGCTTCTGCTTGGCTATggaacagcaatttaaagaaatataatattaataattaatcataattaatcatGAATAATTGATTATGGTGAGGAGGATGCAATTGAAGCTGAGCACCAAAAATCAAGAGATACTTTGCATAATCTTGGCCATGGATACTCATGCTCAGTGATGCTGAATGCCTGTATTTTCCAGTGACTTGATTTAAACTTCTGGGTGCTCATCAGAAGTGAAATCCAAGCTGAGAGTGTCTCAAACTGGACATCAAACCTGTAGTCACCCAAAATCAGAGGTCATCCTTCAAAGGTTTTAACCTAAATAATTAAAACTTCCTGGGAAGTACGGCACATGGTGTTCTTTAAGCAGAATagctggggttttgtttgtttgttcacagAAGGCAGAATCTGGGTTCTCATTTACACTCCCTTGTTGTTGCCCTATGTGATGTATATATTTCATAAGagggctgtttgtttgttttattttttaaaattctctccaTCAGGTCAAACCAAGTGAAGCAGAAGCAGAAACAGAGAGAGCAAATGTAACTTCACAGACAGAATTTATTCTGCTGGGGCTTCTGAACCAAACGGAGACACACACCTTCCTCCTTACCATGATTTTACTTGCCTTCCTTACCACCATGTCCAAAAACACACTCCTCTTGTTTCTAATCCAAGTGGACTCCTGCCTTCACATCCCCATATCCTTTTTCCTCAGCCAACTGGCCTTCATGGCTATTTGTCAAACCCTGGTCATTGTCCCCAAAATGTCAGTTCTCTGACTCCAGGGAACACCATTTCACTGGCCCAACACATGTAAAGCATCAAGTTTCTAATAATCCAGGTGTCTGTAGCtttgtgtaaaataaataaattggtaaCGTACAATGAAACAGCCAGGCCAAAACTAAGATTTCCTTGGTTTAAGTCTGTATGAAAACTGAATTGCAGGAAAGAAATAGGATATCGGCATTTGCAAATGGGTGCCTAAGCACTGCACACAGGTTAATTAACTAACAACTTCTCTCAGTTAATTCACAAAATAAAAGGATTATTCATTGAACCAAGATGATGAGAAAGATGTTGAAAAAGGAATAGTGAAATGACAGTATCCTCTCATATATCCCTGAGCCTAGACCCTAGTCTACTATCAATCTATAACAGTGGATACTATCTATTATAAATATAGAGAACAATCACTATAAAATCTATGTAACAATGATCCATGCAACAATGTTGGAAATCCACAACTTGTTCCCTCCCCAAACATTAAAACACGAAAGAAGGTTGGTGGGTCAATGCCACATGTAACCTTAAATAAATCGCTTTTATTCTGGGTAGctgtgacagaatatacccctgtgttcacaccctacacactattgtaataatattGTACAAAGCATATCTTGTAAGGTAttatttgaaaattcataatttgctGGACATTATTGTCCTAATAAAATGTGTGTAGCagcattgtatgtgaagttataagatttccctgtatgatgttattggcaaatgttccaaactgaggttggcaaacaggtcgCAAAGGATGTAAGCAGTAAATGGAGTCATCAAGCAGCAAGGGAAACAAAAGAAGCTCAAACAGGTCAGAAAAAAGCAGCAAGGAACATCCTTCCCCATAGATATTCTGTCTCCTGGTATCCAGCTGGAAAAGTTTTTTTCAAGaaggggactgaaactataaaaagggtggacaaacaccccaaagcatctctctctttccctgctcATCACAGTCACTGCACTGAAGtgacaaaggaagcagctgttGGACTCTGAGGGCAGGGTCCTGACCTAAACTGTTGGGACAGTAAGATTGCTGGAAGCATGTGGTTTATAAAACTTTTCTTGAATCTAATGTAGTTTATTAAGTTA
It encodes the following:
- the LOC140898137 gene encoding olfactory receptor 2T1-like, whose protein sequence is MHTFLVAMILIAFITALSGNGLFIFLIQTDSSLHSPMYFFLSQLAFMDICQILIVVPKMAMDSLIPGNTISIVGCGAQIFLTMTTGGAVCLLLAVMSYDRYVAICNPLQYHIRMKKRTCLSMAAGVWFGASLDALIHTVFILQLPYCGSKEINHFFCEIPALLKLSCPDTSTYETVLFVSGIVLLLIPSSIILSSYMCILSSVLRMSSVKGKQKALATCSSHLTVVGLFYGAAIFMYMRPTSYHSPQQDKMVSVFYTVVTPVLNPLIYSLRNKDVLVSLRKLVGKCRVCRKL